The region TTGTGGATATCAGTATGTGTGCCATTTATTCCTATTACGATGAAAAGCAGACCGATGATCTCATAAGAATCTATCTGGACAGAGAGCCAACGGACGAAGAACGTTACACCATTTATGCCTATATCGCTCTGGGAGGCTTCCTGTGGAGCCTATGGGCGGTATATAAGGCAGCCTTAGGGGAGGAATTTGGCGAATACACCATAATCATGTATCGTTATGCCAAAAACTATTATAAAAAATGCTCCGAAATCCCCAAAATATGATATTTTTGGAATTTGTCCGCAAATCGTAATAAAATATTTAGGTATTCTTACCATTATTATGCTATAATGTACACGAAAGCAATGAGCAGTGCGAAATAAGGCAGGAGAAGATTTTCGTTGTGCCTGCACATAAGAAAATCTTTTCATGGCTTATTTCATAGAGCGAAGCCCGTGAGCGAGTAAAACCCCAGGTTTTGCGAGCTGCACTGCGGACCTAATGCTAAGAAATATGGACTTGCGGCAGAGAGATACTTTCGTTGTGCCTGCACAAAAGAAAATCTTTCCACGGCTTATTTCATAAGGCAAAGCCCGTGAGCGAGTAAAACCCCAGGTTTTGCGAGCTGCACTGCAGACCTAAGGCTAAGAAATATGGACTTGCGGCAGAGAGATACTTTCGTTGTGCTTGCACATAAGAAAATCTTTTCATGGCTTATTTCATAGGGCGAAGCCCGTGAGCGAGTAAAACCCCAGGTTTTGCGAGCTGCACTGCGGACCTAATGCTAAGAAATATGGACTTGCGGCAGAGAGATACTTTCGTTGTGCCTGCACAAAAGAAAATCTTTCCACGGCTTATTTCATAAGGCAAAGCCCGTGAGCGAGTAAAACCCCAGGTTTTGCGAGCTGCACTGCAGACCTAAGGCTAAGAAATATGGACTTGCGGCAGAGAGATACTTTCGTTGTGCCTGCACAAAAGAAAATCTTTCCACGGCTTATTTCATAAGGCAAAGCCCGTGAGCGAGTAAAACCCCAGGTTTTGCGAGCTGCACTGCGGACCTAAGGCTAAGAAATATGGACTTGCGGCAGAGAGATACTTTCGTTGTGCCTGCACATAAGAAAATCTTTCCACGGCTTATTTCATAAGGCAAAGCCCGTGAGCGAGTAAAACCCCAGGTTTTGCGAGCTGCACTGCGGACTTAAGGCTAAGAAATATGGACTTGCGGCAGAGAAATACTTTCGTTGTGCCTGCACATAAGAATATCTTTCCACGGCTTATTTCATAAGGCAAAGCCCGTGAGCGAGTAAAACCCCAGGTTTTGCGAGCTGCACTGCGGACCTAATGCTAAGAAATATGGACTTGCGGCAGAGAGATACTTTCGTTGTGCCTGCACATAAGAATATCTCTCCACGGCTTATTTCATAAGGCGAAGCCCGTGAGCACGCAAAACCCCAGGTTTTGCGTGCTGCACTGCGGACCTAAGGCTAAGAAATATGGACTTACGGCAGAGAAATACTTTCGTTGTGCCTGCACATAAGAAAATCTTTCCACGGCTTATTTCATAAGGCAAAGCCCGTGAGCGAGTAAAACCCCAGGTTTTGCGAGCTGCACTGCGGATCCATAACAAATGAATAAAACGGCTAAACAGGAGGAGGAACGGTATGCGATATAGAAAAAAATTGACAGCGCTGCTCATGGCAGGACTTGTAGGAACCGCTGCCCTGATACCGGCTGGTACAGCCTGGGGGGCCACTGGCTGGGTTGCAGATGGTTCCAAGTGGAAATATATTGACCAGGACGGTTCCACTCATAAAGGCTGGGTAAAAACATCTGACGGTACCTTTTATTTTCTTGATCTTTCCACCGGCTATATGGCTACAGGGTGGAAACAAATCAACGGAAACTGGTACTATTTTCATTCCAACGGCGCCATGGCTACCAAGTGGATTCAGGATGGGGGAAAATATTATTACCTCATGGATGATACAGGTGTCCTTGTAAAGGGATGGTTAAAAATAGGCAATGACTACTATTATATGAAGGGTGACGGTTCGATGTCTGCCGGCTGGCGGGAAATGGACGGAGGCTGGTATTACTTCAAGGAAAACGGCAAATGCACCATTGGGTGGGGACAGATTGGAAGCGACTGGTTTTATTTCGGTTCTGACGGAAAAATGGTCACTGGCTGGAAGCAGATTGACAATGCTTACTATTATCTGAATGTGGATTCCAAGTCTGTATTAGGTAAGATGATGACAGGCTGGCTCAGTGACGGAACCAATAAATATTACATGGATACCAGCAACGGAAAGATGGCTCACGGATGGAAGCAGGTGGACGGCTCCTGGTATTATTTTAATGATTCCGGACATATGACCACCGGTTGGATACAGCTTTCCGGCGTTTACTATTATCTTGATCCTTCTACCGGTAAGATGGCGATGAACACCACCCTTACGATTGATGGAAAGAGTTATACCTTTGGCTCCAACGGAGCTTATCAGGGGAATGCTTCCGGTTCACCTTCCGGTTCAACGAACGGAAACAGCCCCGGAGGGACATCAACAGACACTTCCACTGCTCCAGGGGGATCTTCTCAAGGAACCTCAGGCTCCGGCGGGCCGGGAGGAACTTCTTCCGGCGGCAATACCTTAAGCGGAGCTCCGGGAAGTTCTTCAAACGATACTCCCGGCGGTTCATCCAATCCTTCCGGCAGCAATGGCTATCAGCTGTCACCAGGGCTTACGACAGGTCCCGGTTGATCTCATAAGAGTCAGTATCTGTGTGGGTATCTGCACCTCGGCGCGGATACCCCTTTATTTTTGCGGGCAATGAGCCGGCGGATATGCAAGTTTATTTCGTCAAATACTTGAATGATAAGGAGGAAACACATTGAGACACAAGAAAATTGGCATGCGGTTTGCCGCAGCCGCATTATGCGCCTTTATGGGGATGTCTGCAGGGTTTGGCCCGGCCATGGACTCCTGGGCCGCGGCCTATGAAAAAGTCAATGGCTATTACCAGCTGGCGGACGGTACGGTGATTCAACAGGCAATCGCCAGAGGGATCGACGTTTCCAGATGGCAGGGGAATGTTAACTGGGCGGCTGTGGCGGCTGATGATGTCAGCTTCGTCATGCTGGGCACCAGATCCAAGGGTGTTGTAGACCCCAATTTCCATACCAATGTAAAAGGTGCATCAGCGGCAGGGCTTAAGGTGGGTGCCTATATTTATTCTCTGGCTACCACACCGGACATGGCCAGAGCAGAGGCAGATTTCGTTCTCAGTCTGGTAAAGGATTATCCCATCTCTTTTCCCATCGCTTTTGACGCAGAGGACAGCGCAACCCTTGGTACGCTTCCCCCGGCTCAGGTCAGCGAAGTGATCAACGCATTCTGTCAGCGCATTGCAGATGCAGGGTATTACCCCATCGTATATGCCAATGATTACTGGTTATCAAAGAAAATTGATTTATCAAATATGCCTTATGATGTGTGGGTGGCCCGGTATGAAGCCAAGCATGTCTACGCCAACCCGATCATGTGGCAGGTCACCAGCACCGGCTCCATTGATGGCATTAACGGGAACGTAGACATTGATTTTCTCTACAAAGATCTGACTCCAAAGCTTCCAGGGAATATGTGGAGGACCATTGGAGGGAAGACCTATTACTACCAGAACTATTCCATTCAGAAAAATGCCTGGATCAATGACGGTACCGGCTGGTTCTTCATGAATGAAGAGGGCCTGACCGCCACCGGATGGTTTGATAAGGATGGTCTGCGTTATTATCTGGATGAGACTACAGGACGGATGAACATCGGTTGGAAACTGCTCTCCGACAAATGGTATTTCTTTAATCCAAGCGGATCCATGAATACCGGATGGCTCTCTGACAACGGGTCACGTTATTATCTGGAGTCCAATGGTGCAATGGCCACCGGATGGAAGGAATTAAACAATCAGTATTATTATCTGGATCCAACTTCCGGGCAGATGGCTACCGGATGGAAGGACATAAATAGCAAGCGGTATTTCTTACAGGAAAGCGGTGTAATGGCAACTGGTTGGCTGGATAACAACGGTTCCCGGTATTATTTAAATAACGATGGATCTATGGCAACCGGGTGGCTGGCCGATGGTACCTCCAAGTATTATCTTGCTGGAAGCGGTGCGGTTTCCACCGGCTGGCAGCTCATAGACAATAGCTGGTATTTCTTTAGCCCGAGCGGTACTATGGCAACAGGATGGGTCAATCCTGACGGAAACTGGTATTATATTGGGAATGACGGAAAGATGCAGTCCGGCTGGCTTGAGGACCGGGGAGCAAAGTATTATTTAAGCGCTTCCTCCGGTAAGATGACTGTAGGCTGGAGACAGATTGACGGATCCTGGTATTACTTTGGCGGAAGCGGTGCCATGGCGACCGGCATGACCCAGGTCAATGGCCAGCAGTATTACCTAAATCCGTCTGATGGAAAGATGGCGGCCTCTACTGCATTTGTATTGGATGGCGTTTCCTATACTGCTGATGCAAACGGTGTTTGCACGGTGACACCTCAGGAAACTGCGGGACAGACGGGCGGAGAAAACACAGCAGAAAGCCAGACTTCCCAGTCTGAGACAACACCTGCAGAATCTGCCAGCCAGACAAAGGAAATCGGCCCTGGAATACATAAATAAACTGCAGGCTCCTATTGTATCAACTGGCTGTTCTAGCAGCCTGCATAAGGAAGCTTAAATAACAGAAAATACGCTTTGAATGACGGCATATATGAGCCGGTTCAAAGCGTATTGTTTTTTAATTATATTCTAAATCTCCCTGCAGCAAGTCTTCTTTTGCTATATTTATGCCTCTTAAGGTTTTAAGGTCTTAAGGTCTTAAAGTCGTAATGTCTTAAAGTCGTAATGTCTAAATAATTCTTTTCTTACCCAGTTCTTTTTTATGACCCTTAACACCAAATAAATGATATAAGACTCTGGTGCAAAGCTTCTTTTACATATCGCTTCAAATACAACCGGATTGCTTAATCCGAAAAATTCTTCGTCTCTCCAACGATATAAATAGGTCTGTCCTTCAGTTCCGCAAACAGAATGGCAATGTAATTGCCGATGATCCCCACGATCAGGAACAGCACAGCGAACATGAAGCAGATCAGCACAATGGTGGTGGCATACCCGTTTGGCGTCCCTACTCTCGCCCAGCTCCATATGGTATAAATCATCATGAGGATCCCCAAAAGACCTGCCCCGCATCCGGCATATATTCCAAGCTTTAAAGGCAGATTGGAAAAGCACATGATGGTATTTAAAGAAAAAACCATAAGCTTTTTAATGCTGTATTTGCTCTCACCTGCCACCCGGATTCCTGCTTCATATTCAATGGTGGTCTTATTAAAACCAATGTTCTGCACATATCCCCGGAGAAAACGGACCTTTTCCCTGTAATTATCCTTAAGTACATCAGAAGCCCGCCTGGAGATGGCGAAGAAATCAGAAGCATTTGGTTCAAACTTCACATCGGAGAGCGCATTGATCAAACGGTAAAAGGAAGAAGAGGCAAAGTTCTTGAACCAGCCTGCGGACTCATTTTTCGTCCGGACCATATTGATGATGTCATAGCCGCTTTCAAACTTTCTGATGATTTCCGGTAAATACTCGGGAGGATGCTGCAGATCCGCATCCATGCAGACGATCCCATCGCCGCTGCTGTAATCCAGGCCAGCGATCATGGCTGCCTCATGGCCGAAGTTTCTGGAAAAGCTGATCACCTTTACCTTTTTATCCCGCCCGGATAATTGGTCAAGGACCTTCATGGTCCCATCCTGGCTTCCGTCATTGACAAAGATCAGTTCATAGTCCCAGTTAAGTTTATTTAAAATGCTGGCCGTTTCTTCATAGAACTGTTTAAGAGCCAGTTCCTCATTGTAGCATGATACCACGACCGATAATGTATTTCCCATATTTTGCCTCCTGGTGAATCATGGGATATGCCTGTATATCCGGTTGATTCACATATTCGAGGCTGAAAGCTGTTATTTCTTTCAACCTTTGTCTCCTAATGAATCAAGGGGATATGCCTGCATATCCGGCTGATTCACATATTCAAGGCTGAAAGATTTCTTTTCTCTCAACCTTTGTCTCCTAATGAATCAAGGGGATATACCTGCATATCCGGCTGATTCACATATTCAAGGCTGAAAGATTTCTTTTCTCTCAACCTTGGTCTCCTAATGAATCAAGGGGATATGCCTGCATATCCGGCTGATTCACATATTTAAAGCTGAAAGATGTTTTTTCTCTCAACCTTTGCCCCTAATAAATCAAGGGGGCTATTGCATTTCATTAGCTTCCTTTTTTATATAACATTGTTCAAACTCTGTCAATGCCTGGGCTGACTTTTCACCGGAATTCCCCTTCACATCCACCGAAGCCAGAAGATTTCCGTTGTCATAGCACACGGGTATCAGCTTTCCGCATTGGATTAAATCCCATACCAGAGTATAAGAACGGTTCTCTTCTCCCGTATAGCCCGCCTGAACATAGACATAATCTGTTTTTGCATAATCCATGAATTCCACAAAGTAATCCATTTTCTTGACCAAAACTACATTTCCCCATGCTCCTGTAATATCATCGTAGGATTGGACATTGCATGGGAATACCAGCACATCCGGATGATCTCCTATAGCAATCAGCCTGGTTTCCGGGTCTGCAGCGAGGATCTCCCAGATCTTTTGGTTTCCCTTGGCAACCATGTCCTGCCTGGCAGCTTCCCTATGGTCGTAGTAGCCTTTATGGGAAAATGACACCGGACTAAAGCCAAGGCTCCAGTTCCAGCTGGTCACGGAGGTGAAAAACACAGAAAATAAAAGCACCCAGACTCCTACCCCCAGGCCCCCCCGCCACAGGGTTTTTTCTCCGGCTTCTGCCGCCGTCTTCAGGACATAGACAGACGTAAGCACATAGAGAAGCATGAAGTAGTTCCCATCCACCTGGGTCAGCATGGCAAAGCTGATTAGATTGACCACAAGAAAGGGTACGTAGATCACGTTTAGAAAAGCAGAGAGCTGGTTATTTTTCCCTTTATCCACATCCTTGCCGTAAAAACGGCTTGCAATCCACAATAAAAGAAGAAAATACAGAAGAAATCCACCCCATGCCAGAATTACATGATCCATATCCTCTCCCACAGGGCAAAACAAAAATCCATGAAGCCGTTTTACCAGACGGAAAGCCTTTTCCCCAAAGGGCATTCCTGCGCCGTAATGAGGGATGGAATTGACCATAAACGGATATTTTATATGAAATCCCAGCCTTGTGAGCAGGGAGGAGAATACTGAGGTAAGAGGAAGTCCTGTCAATCGAAATGTCCTCGCCCAGATACCCACTAAGGCCAGTAGGGCTCCTGCAGCAACCGCCAGTCCGCCGCCGTTTTTTTCTTCTGCTCCAAATTGGGGAAGCAGCAGCTTTCCAAGGAGGTATAAAAATCCCATTCCAAATACAGCGGTGGAAAAGATCAGGGCCGTTGGTTTTAAGGTCAGACTGAAAAAATAGGCTGCCGTCCCGTAACCC is a window of [Clostridium] saccharolyticum WM1 DNA encoding:
- a CDS encoding N-acetylmuramoyl-L-alanine amidase family protein; its protein translation is MRYRKKLTALLMAGLVGTAALIPAGTAWGATGWVADGSKWKYIDQDGSTHKGWVKTSDGTFYFLDLSTGYMATGWKQINGNWYYFHSNGAMATKWIQDGGKYYYLMDDTGVLVKGWLKIGNDYYYMKGDGSMSAGWREMDGGWYYFKENGKCTIGWGQIGSDWFYFGSDGKMVTGWKQIDNAYYYLNVDSKSVLGKMMTGWLSDGTNKYYMDTSNGKMAHGWKQVDGSWYYFNDSGHMTTGWIQLSGVYYYLDPSTGKMAMNTTLTIDGKSYTFGSNGAYQGNASGSPSGSTNGNSPGGTSTDTSTAPGGSSQGTSGSGGPGGTSSGGNTLSGAPGSSSNDTPGGSSNPSGSNGYQLSPGLTTGPG
- a CDS encoding GH25 family lysozyme, whose amino-acid sequence is MRHKKIGMRFAAAALCAFMGMSAGFGPAMDSWAAAYEKVNGYYQLADGTVIQQAIARGIDVSRWQGNVNWAAVAADDVSFVMLGTRSKGVVDPNFHTNVKGASAAGLKVGAYIYSLATTPDMARAEADFVLSLVKDYPISFPIAFDAEDSATLGTLPPAQVSEVINAFCQRIADAGYYPIVYANDYWLSKKIDLSNMPYDVWVARYEAKHVYANPIMWQVTSTGSIDGINGNVDIDFLYKDLTPKLPGNMWRTIGGKTYYYQNYSIQKNAWINDGTGWFFMNEEGLTATGWFDKDGLRYYLDETTGRMNIGWKLLSDKWYFFNPSGSMNTGWLSDNGSRYYLESNGAMATGWKELNNQYYYLDPTSGQMATGWKDINSKRYFLQESGVMATGWLDNNGSRYYLNNDGSMATGWLADGTSKYYLAGSGAVSTGWQLIDNSWYFFSPSGTMATGWVNPDGNWYYIGNDGKMQSGWLEDRGAKYYLSASSGKMTVGWRQIDGSWYYFGGSGAMATGMTQVNGQQYYLNPSDGKMAASTAFVLDGVSYTADANGVCTVTPQETAGQTGGENTAESQTSQSETTPAESASQTKEIGPGIHK
- a CDS encoding glycosyltransferase family 2 protein, with amino-acid sequence MGNTLSVVVSCYNEELALKQFYEETASILNKLNWDYELIFVNDGSQDGTMKVLDQLSGRDKKVKVISFSRNFGHEAAMIAGLDYSSGDGIVCMDADLQHPPEYLPEIIRKFESGYDIINMVRTKNESAGWFKNFASSSFYRLINALSDVKFEPNASDFFAISRRASDVLKDNYREKVRFLRGYVQNIGFNKTTIEYEAGIRVAGESKYSIKKLMVFSLNTIMCFSNLPLKLGIYAGCGAGLLGILMMIYTIWSWARVGTPNGYATTIVLICFMFAVLFLIVGIIGNYIAILFAELKDRPIYIVGETKNFSD